ATAGGAGTAGTCTTTAATGTTCCATATATTTTGGAAGACATCGGTACCATAGAGTTCTTTCAAATATTGATGAGAACAACCGTAGCGGTGAAATTGGTTTGTAAGTTCCCGTAGATTCACACGGTGACGGTGCTGAACTACGGCTTGATCTGCACAATAAAACTGCCAAGAGCTTTGGCGTTGAATTCGCCAACATATGTCAGCATCTCCACCCGTTGTCAGGTAGGGGCGAAACAGCCCAATCTCTCGCAAAGTTTGGCGGCGAATAGCAAGATTAGCTCCGGCGGCATAGGGACAGAATGGATGCATTGCTGCGTCTTTATGAGACAATATGTTTTTGCGCTCTGCATACTTTTCAAGAAGTGTTTTACCGGGTAGAGCAATAACTCCACCACCAACTAAACCAACTGTGGGATTGGCAAAGGGTTGAACAATGGCATACAACCAATCTGGCTGGGGACGGCAATCAGCATCGGTAAAGACGATAATTTCACCACTGCTAGTACGAATGCCAGCATTGCGAGCAGCGTATGAACTTTGAATTTTATTTTCGCTTTGGTAGCGAATTTTTATTCCCTGCTGTTGTGCATCTTCACTCTTTTGTTTGATAATTTCGGCTGTGTGATCGCCACTGCCATTGTCTACCAAGATATACTCGACGCGATCGCACGGATAAGTTTGCATACACAAACAATTTATCAAGTCTGGTAAGTCTGCTTCACCGTTATAAATTGGGACAACAACCGAAACCTTGGGCAAAAATGCTTCATTATTTAAACTATCTGTTTGATTGCTAACCATATTTCACACAAGCTCATACTTTATGTTTGATAGCAAAGCTCAACGAATCTTTTTCTTGTTTTCACTCCACAATATCCCCCACATAAATTATGACTTTACGACTGATTTAGATAAGTGAAATTTTCTTCTGATTGATAATAAACCTTGAGTAACAAGTCACTTTTTAGATAAGTGACAATGCTACCAATAGCAAAAATAAGCTCCAAACCTATTACTATTGGTACTGCTAAAGGTAGTAAACCAGAGCGACTTTTATCTTCTTGTAAAACAGCATGAATTTTCTGATTATCAAACGGTTTAATTCTCTTAATTGTCGAGAGCATACCCTTAATTTTCTGAGCTAGTGTCCAATTTAAATCCGTAGATAATTGAGCATAATCAACCAGCTCCGAATTTTTTGTCAAAAGATACTTGATGTGCTCTTTCAAAACGCGATCGCGCCCCATTAATAAATAACGCCAAATACAAAAAGATAATGTTGGTGGTTCGTGGGTAGCTTGGGCTTTTGGATGTTTCCAGATTTTGTTTTCCTGTAGGCAATGAAGAGAGTAACAGTGTATATCACAGTTGCCTCGGTAAAGCGGTAAATTAGTCGGAATGGGATATTGCAAGAGAAAATCACGACGAAAGGCAACAGCATTTAGAAAATAGTAGTCTGATATATATGGTTCCTCTTGATATGAAAAGCGCGGGAAGAAGTAGTGCATAGCTATGGCAAGTTCATAAGCATTCCTTACAGGTGTACTCGTCTCGCCGGCAACAACATTAATTTCACCGCTTTGCATGAAAGGAGTGAGTATATTCCTCAGCCAATTTGAGACATAGACACAATCTGAGTCACAATAAACAATGATTTCACCCGTAGTAAGAGTAGCACCAAGCATTTTTGCTTCGTAGTAGCCTAATCCTGGTGCTTTTTGTAAAGTAATCCAGGGATATTTAGAAGATATTTCATCTATCACTTCTTGTGGTGCATAGCCACCATCAATGATTAAAAATTCATTAGCTTGCTCAGGTGAAATATCCTGGGCAGCAATTGAAGCTAAACTTCTGTAGATATTATCAAGCTCTATACTTGAAAGATTTTCGGTTTCAAATATAATCGAAAAACTAGGCAATTTTGTCTCTATTGATTGCTTAACTTGTTCTTGACTGAGAGATTTCATAGTATTTACCTCTCCTTATTTAGAAATCTGATTTGTGGTTACTATATTTTCTTTCATTAACAAACAAATTGAAGCATTGTGAGGATGTATTATTTTCCACTTGCGTGGTTGATAGAACAAACATCTGCTGATACTTTCTTCTCTTCCCTCTACTCGAAACTGAAAGGATTCCACTGCATCGAGATGATACATTCTCTCCTTTTTCGCATATACATCCATGATGTAAATTCCCAGCTTTAAACCCATGTAGGGCATTTCTAG
This Chlorogloeopsis sp. ULAP01 DNA region includes the following protein-coding sequences:
- a CDS encoding glycosyltransferase produces the protein MVSNQTDSLNNEAFLPKVSVVVPIYNGEADLPDLINCLCMQTYPCDRVEYILVDNGSGDHTAEIIKQKSEDAQQQGIKIRYQSENKIQSSYAARNAGIRTSSGEIIVFTDADCRPQPDWLYAIVQPFANPTVGLVGGGVIALPGKTLLEKYAERKNILSHKDAAMHPFCPYAAGANLAIRRQTLREIGLFRPYLTTGGDADICWRIQRQSSWQFYCADQAVVQHRHRVNLRELTNQFHRYGCSHQYLKELYGTDVFQNIWNIKDYSYRWIGWLLKELPINVAKMIIGKATLLDLLITPMDLLIIQAEATGRRKAKLSEKAWQVEWL
- a CDS encoding glycosyltransferase family A protein; this encodes MKSLSQEQVKQSIETKLPSFSIIFETENLSSIELDNIYRSLASIAAQDISPEQANEFLIIDGGYAPQEVIDEISSKYPWITLQKAPGLGYYEAKMLGATLTTGEIIVYCDSDCVYVSNWLRNILTPFMQSGEINVVAGETSTPVRNAYELAIAMHYFFPRFSYQEEPYISDYYFLNAVAFRRDFLLQYPIPTNLPLYRGNCDIHCYSLHCLQENKIWKHPKAQATHEPPTLSFCIWRYLLMGRDRVLKEHIKYLLTKNSELVDYAQLSTDLNWTLAQKIKGMLSTIKRIKPFDNQKIHAVLQEDKSRSGLLPLAVPIVIGLELIFAIGSIVTYLKSDLLLKVYYQSEENFTYLNQS